The Faecalibacterium sp. I3-3-33 DNA window GGGTGCCGTAGGGCAACGTGTCGTTGAGCCACTGCCCGTCCTCGATGACCTTATAGGTGGGGTCCTCGCCAAGGATAAAGGCAAACACCGCCTGCATCCGGCCGTTGATCATGTACACGAACAGCCGGTTGGTGTCGATGTCCTCCTCCAGCAGCTCCGGGCTGGGGTAATTGTCCCCCCACTGGGTGGGGTTGCCGTTTTTCGCCATGAATTCCCGCGCACGGGCATAGATATCCAAAATCCGTGGCAGATCTGCTCTTACCGCTCCGCGAAACATATCTTTTCATCCTCTCTTGCCCGCGCCCTGCCGCGCGGGGTGCATTTATTTCAGTATAACACAATTTTCCATAAAGTACCAGATTTTTCTCCATTTTGCGGCAAAAACAGACCGCCGTGCGCGGGGCGGCAGCACGGCGGTCGGGGGCAGCAAAATAAGGGGTGGTTCATGCGGTAGGGCGGCGGGTGGTGGTGCCGGTGCGCACCAGCCGGTACTCCCGGGGGCTCAGGCCGTAGCGCTCGTGGAACAGGCGGTAGAAGTAGCTGGTGTTCTCGTACCCCACCTGCGCAATGATCTGCTGGATGTTCAGGTCGCTGCGGCGCAGCAGCCGCGCGGCGGTCTCCATGCGGTGCTTTTGCAGCAGTTCCTTGTAGGTGCGCCCGGTCTGGGCGCGCACGCACTCGCTGACATACGCCAGCGAAACACCATAAGCCCTTGCCACGTTGGAAAGGCTGGCCTCACGATAATTTTGGGTGATCTCCTGCAGCGCCGCCTGCACCAGTGCATCGCGGCTCACGGCCTCCATGCGGGCGGGCTGCGTGGAGCGTTCAAGCTTTGCCATCATTGTATCTGTCCTCCGTAACGGTGCGGCTGGCGGGGGACTGGGGGAAGCCGGACCACCCGCCGCACGATAACTGCGGAGCCCTTTCAGGGCTCTTATACCCTGAATACGAATCACCCGCCGCAAACATTGCAGAAAAGATAAAAATTTTTTAGTCAATTTTCGTTGTAGGGGAAGAACCCCCTCAGTCGCCTACGGCGCCAGCTCCCCCAAGGGGGCGCCTTTTGGCGATGCCGAAAAAGTTTCTTGTTGCGTTTGATACTTTAGTGACAGGGCTGACGGCGTGCGCCCTCTCAGGCGCTCCTGCGCCAGCTCTCCCAAAGGGAGAGCCAAGCCATTACGTTCGTTGCTAAAGTGTTAGGAGAAACGAGGAAACTTCCGGCGGTGCTCTTGGCTCTCCCTTTGGGAGAGCTGTCACCGCAGGTGACTGAGAGGGCGGATATTCTCCACCGAAAAAGGCTGCCCGCCAATTGGCAGACAGCCTTTTCCAGAAGAAAATAAGGAAAACACGCGCCCAAAGGGGCAGAGTGAGTATCAGAACATGCTTTCGTCCTTATAGCGCCCGGTGCGCACGAACTGCACCCATTCGGCTACGTTCACAGCGTGGTCGCCGATGCGCTCCAGATACTTGATGACCATGAGCAGATCCAGCGCGGCGTCCACCTTGGCGGGGTCGGCGGCGATCTCCTGTGCCAGCGTGTGCTTGATGGCGTTGAAGTCGTAGTCCACGGCATCGTCTGCGGCGATAACGCGGCGGGCAGCCACCTCGTCCTCGGCGGTCAGGGCAGCCATGGCGTCTAAGATCATCTGGTAGGCTTTGCGTCCCATGGCAATGGCCTGACTGACGGCGGGGTCGCCCTCCCTGCGCACGGTGACCAGATGGGGGATGATCTCGGCGATATCCGAAGCGTGGTCGCCCATGCGCTCGATATCGGTGACAACTTTCATGGCGGTGGAAATGTGGCGCAGATCGCCCGCCACCGGCTGCTGGCGCAGCAGCAAGGTCATGCAGCGGTGCTCGATGTCCCGCTCCATATTGTTGATGCGGTCATCCCCCTGCACGATCTTCTGGGCGGCTGCGGTGTCGGCGGTGCACAGCGCTTCCAGCGCGTTCTCCACGGCCTCGGCGGCGTTCTGCCCCATCTCCACCAGCGCGGTCTTGAGGGCTTCCAGATCGCTGTCGTATTGTTTGCGAATGCTCATTGCTTTGTTCCTCCCTGCATTAACCGAACCGGCCGGAGATGTAGTCCTCGGTGCGCTTGTCCCGGGGCGTGCTGAAGATCTGGTTCGTGGGGCCAACTTCCACCAGCTCCCCCAGCAGGAAGAAGGCGGTGCGGTCGCTGATACGGGCCGCCTGCTGCATATTGTGGGTGACGATGACCACGGTGTAGTTCTTTTTCAGCTCGTTCATCAGCTCCTCCACCTTCATGGTAGAGCCGGGGTCCAGTGCGCTGGTGGGCTCGTCCATCAGCAGAACCTCGGGCTTGACCGCCAATGCCCGGGCGATGCAAAGACGCTGCTGCTGCCCGCCGGAAAGGCCAAGAGCGCTCTTTTTCAGGCGATCCTTCACCTCGTCCCACAGGGCTGCGCCCCGCAGCGAGCTTTCCACCAGCTCGTCCAGCTCGGCCTTATTGCGCACGCCGTGCAGCTTGGGGCCGTAGGTGATGTTGTCGTAGATGCTCATGGGGAAGGGGTTTGCCTTCTGGAACACCATGCCCACACGGCGGCGCAGGTCGGTCAGCTCCATCTCGCGGGCAAAGATATCCTCGCCCTTCAGCCGTACATCGCCCTCGATGCGCACGCCCGGCACAAGGTCGTTCATGCGGTTCAGGGTCTTTAAAAAGGTGGATTTGCCGCAGCCGGAGGGGCCGATGAGTGCGGTGATCTCCCGCTCGCCCACGTCCAGCGAAATGCTTTTCAGCGCCTTGAATTCGCCGTACCAGAGGTTCAGATCCTTTGCCGATATCACCGGCACATTCGTGTTTTCCATAGAGTACCTCTTTATTTTTACTGCTTCTGTTTCAGTTTCGTTTTCGCC harbors:
- a CDS encoding helix-turn-helix transcriptional regulator, which gives rise to MMAKLERSTQPARMEAVSRDALVQAALQEITQNYREASLSNVARAYGVSLAYVSECVRAQTGRTYKELLQKHRMETAARLLRRSDLNIQQIIAQVGYENTSYFYRLFHERYGLSPREYRLVRTGTTTRRPTA
- the pstB gene encoding phosphate ABC transporter ATP-binding protein PstB, which encodes MENTNVPVISAKDLNLWYGEFKALKSISLDVGEREITALIGPSGCGKSTFLKTLNRMNDLVPGVRIEGDVRLKGEDIFAREMELTDLRRRVGMVFQKANPFPMSIYDNITYGPKLHGVRNKAELDELVESSLRGAALWDEVKDRLKKSALGLSGGQQQRLCIARALAVKPEVLLMDEPTSALDPGSTMKVEELMNELKKNYTVVIVTHNMQQAARISDRTAFFLLGELVEVGPTNQIFSTPRDKRTEDYISGRFG
- the phoU gene encoding phosphate signaling complex protein PhoU, translated to MSIRKQYDSDLEALKTALVEMGQNAAEAVENALEALCTADTAAAQKIVQGDDRINNMERDIEHRCMTLLLRQQPVAGDLRHISTAMKVVTDIERMGDHASDIAEIIPHLVTVRREGDPAVSQAIAMGRKAYQMILDAMAALTAEDEVAARRVIAADDAVDYDFNAIKHTLAQEIAADPAKVDAALDLLMVIKYLERIGDHAVNVAEWVQFVRTGRYKDESMF
- a CDS encoding GNAT family N-acetyltransferase codes for the protein MFRGAVRADLPRILDIYARAREFMAKNGNPTQWGDNYPSPELLEEDIDTNRLFVYMINGRMQAVFAFILGEDPTYKVIEDGQWLNDTLPYGTLHRLASAEESKGVGKAVVEWCLEHCESLRADTHADNKVMQHLLESEGFTRCGIIHVEDGTPRIAYQRMSLTQSQLG